One Desulfocurvibacter africanus subsp. africanus DSM 2603 DNA segment encodes these proteins:
- the thiM gene encoding hydroxyethylthiazole kinase, giving the protein MFDVSTVWAHLCRVREKNPLVLNVTNNVVTNTTANALLALGASPAMTHAPDDAGELASLADAVVLNIGTPASSYIESMFKAGQAANSKGIPVVLDPVAAGATAYRREVVAELLKRVRLAAIRGNASEILYVAGEQGSSKGADSTNASEEALDAARALAERLGAVVCVSGARDVITDGRSVLAVDNGHPMMTKVTGLGCTATALVGAFAACAGGADDMGGRLAATTTAMAVMGLAGEVAAQDAPGPGTLQVRFLDSLYAMDEELIRSRLKLAAL; this is encoded by the coding sequence ATGTTCGACGTTTCCACTGTCTGGGCCCACCTGTGCCGGGTCCGCGAAAAGAATCCCTTGGTGCTCAACGTGACCAATAACGTGGTCACCAACACTACGGCCAACGCCCTGCTGGCTCTTGGCGCGTCGCCGGCCATGACCCATGCGCCCGATGACGCCGGTGAACTAGCCTCCCTGGCCGATGCCGTGGTGCTCAACATCGGCACGCCAGCCTCCAGCTACATCGAGAGCATGTTCAAGGCCGGTCAGGCCGCCAACTCCAAGGGCATTCCCGTGGTCCTGGACCCGGTGGCCGCCGGCGCCACGGCCTACCGCCGCGAGGTGGTCGCCGAGCTTTTGAAGCGCGTGCGCCTGGCCGCCATCCGCGGCAACGCCTCGGAGATCCTGTATGTGGCCGGCGAGCAGGGCTCGTCCAAGGGCGCGGACAGCACCAACGCAAGCGAGGAGGCCCTGGATGCGGCGCGCGCCCTGGCGGAACGGCTCGGCGCGGTGGTCTGCGTGAGCGGCGCGCGCGACGTGATCACCGACGGACGTTCCGTATTGGCCGTGGACAACGGCCACCCCATGATGACCAAGGTCACGGGCCTGGGCTGTACGGCCACGGCCCTGGTGGGAGCCTTCGCGGCTTGCGCCGGCGGTGCGGACGACATGGGCGGCCGCCTGGCCGCCACGACGACGGCCATGGCTGTCATGGGTCTGGCCGGCGAGGTGGCGGCCCAGGATGCGCCCGGTCCCGGCACATTGCAGGTTCGCTTCCTGGACAGCCTGTACGCCATGGACGAGGAGCTGATCCGCTCTCGACTCAAGCTCGCCGCGCTGTAA
- the cytX gene encoding putative hydroxymethylpyrimidine transporter CytX codes for MANTVEGRSPGYSGIGLFLLWFGAAVSVAELLTGGYLADLGLVKGMWANVVGHLIGTALLVLAGLMGYRQRLPAIMSFRRSLGRQGSWLVSLLNVLQLVGWTAVMVQQGGQAVDALLRHLWGVGDVALATCGLGLLVGLWAVAEAWGVRILNMVAVVLLFGLTLVLGTVVLGQPVGAGAAKAEATFGLGLELAVIMPLSWFPLIADYTSRARSATAAWLAPFLGYFLGSTAMYAMGLFGALATGSADPTGMLLAAGLGVTALLVMSLSTVTTTFMDVYSAAVSWQNVFPKASRRVVSVAVTLIGTLLAVALSSELYMDFLFLIGSVFAPLAAVVLTDYWLLREDRREQSWDPAAWVSLAGGFAFHRLAGGLDLPMGATLGCILFTAILHLIVRKLLEPAARRAITGSTAHAER; via the coding sequence ATGGCAAACACCGTCGAAGGCAGATCGCCCGGCTATTCCGGCATCGGCCTGTTCCTGCTCTGGTTCGGCGCGGCCGTGTCCGTGGCCGAACTGCTCACGGGCGGCTACCTGGCCGACCTGGGCCTAGTCAAGGGCATGTGGGCCAACGTCGTCGGTCACCTTATCGGTACCGCGCTATTGGTCCTGGCCGGCCTCATGGGCTACCGCCAACGCCTGCCGGCCATCATGTCCTTCCGCCGATCCCTGGGCCGCCAGGGCTCCTGGCTCGTGTCGCTGCTCAACGTGCTGCAGCTCGTGGGCTGGACCGCCGTCATGGTCCAGCAGGGCGGCCAGGCCGTTGACGCCTTGCTGCGCCACCTGTGGGGCGTGGGCGACGTGGCCCTGGCTACCTGCGGGCTGGGCCTGCTGGTGGGCCTGTGGGCCGTGGCCGAAGCCTGGGGCGTGCGCATCCTGAACATGGTCGCCGTGGTCCTGCTGTTCGGCCTGACCCTGGTACTGGGCACGGTGGTCCTTGGTCAGCCCGTCGGGGCCGGCGCAGCGAAAGCCGAGGCGACTTTCGGGCTCGGGCTGGAACTGGCCGTGATCATGCCTCTGTCCTGGTTCCCACTCATCGCCGACTACACGAGCCGCGCCCGCTCGGCCACGGCCGCCTGGCTGGCACCGTTCCTCGGCTACTTCCTAGGCAGCACGGCCATGTACGCCATGGGTCTGTTCGGCGCGCTGGCCACGGGCTCGGCCGATCCCACGGGCATGCTGCTGGCCGCCGGCCTGGGCGTCACGGCCCTGCTGGTCATGTCCCTGTCCACCGTGACCACGACCTTCATGGACGTCTATTCGGCGGCCGTTTCCTGGCAGAACGTCTTCCCCAAGGCCTCGCGCCGCGTAGTCTCGGTGGCCGTCACCCTGATCGGCACACTGCTGGCGGTCGCGCTCTCCAGCGAGCTGTACATGGACTTCCTGTTCCTCATCGGCTCGGTCTTCGCGCCCCTGGCCGCCGTGGTGCTCACGGATTACTGGCTGCTGCGCGAGGACAGGCGCGAACAGTCTTGGGACCCCGCGGCCTGGGTCTCTCTCGCGGGCGGCTTCGCCTTCCACAGGCTGGCCGGAGGGCTTGACCTGCCCATGGGCGCGACTTTGGGTTGTATTTTGTTCACCGCCATACTGCACTTGATCGTGCGCAAGCTACTGGAGCCCGCTGCACGGCGGGCCATTACCGGCTCAACAGCGCACGCTGAAAGATGA
- a CDS encoding ATP-binding protein: MLRNLSIASRIFLLLALTCTYALVLVAAFTFTAKRIERASVQEMGAAMLRAQQEKVKVATHSMAVALGHLLDDVDNPARRDALAREAVGPLRFEPDRSGYFFVFEGTRNVALPGQPKYQGQDMRDIRDKEGVFLVRELEERARQGGGFVRYRFPLPGGQEDEPKLGYAEIIPDTDLWIGTGVYLANVEREKTALVRIIDSLFVRHMTVALLGFATTFLAMGLVALSVARSIVQPISQVTRAAVRIANGELDVVLPAAGKDEISSMQDALNRMSRILKHDIEIIQTRTDFAEEQARIARDALRETEVANREVLRQITERVESLRKITMAVAHQLRNPMTIIGGFARVLSRKPELQGEYLEYLDGILEAASRIERITDVVSDYSSLRLGALHPTPVTELVEEARAASEAKTAALARRVSWKIDVQPVCIPVDKELMTWALTELLDNAVESLPGGMGEVRVGAKRENGAVVLEISDTGRGIPEAEMPYILDPFYSTKAVAVGIGLPKTDRIIHEHGGTMRITSTVGQGTTVTIRLPVEHRRSQDPASCKDSPVSKNALAEG; encoded by the coding sequence ATGCTACGCAATCTGTCCATCGCATCGAGAATCTTCCTGTTGCTGGCCTTGACCTGCACGTACGCTCTGGTTCTGGTGGCGGCGTTCACCTTCACGGCTAAGCGCATCGAGCGCGCCAGCGTTCAGGAGATGGGAGCGGCCATGCTCCGGGCACAGCAGGAGAAGGTCAAGGTGGCCACGCACTCCATGGCCGTGGCCCTGGGACACCTGCTGGATGACGTCGATAACCCGGCCCGGCGCGACGCCCTCGCGCGTGAGGCCGTCGGACCGTTGCGTTTCGAGCCGGACCGTTCCGGCTACTTCTTTGTCTTCGAGGGTACACGCAACGTGGCCTTGCCTGGGCAACCCAAGTACCAGGGCCAGGACATGCGCGACATACGCGACAAAGAGGGCGTCTTTCTGGTGCGCGAGTTGGAGGAGCGCGCACGCCAAGGCGGCGGTTTCGTTCGCTACCGTTTTCCCTTGCCCGGCGGACAGGAGGATGAGCCCAAGCTAGGCTACGCTGAAATCATCCCGGACACGGACCTGTGGATCGGCACAGGCGTCTACCTAGCGAATGTGGAACGTGAGAAGACCGCTCTGGTGCGTATAATCGACTCGCTTTTTGTGCGGCACATGACCGTGGCCCTGCTCGGCTTTGCCACGACCTTCTTGGCCATGGGCTTGGTGGCTCTGTCCGTGGCGCGCAGCATCGTACAGCCTATCTCACAGGTCACGCGCGCCGCCGTGCGCATCGCCAACGGTGAACTGGACGTGGTGCTGCCCGCCGCTGGCAAGGACGAGATCTCGAGCATGCAGGATGCCTTGAACCGCATGTCGCGCATTTTGAAGCACGACATCGAGATTATCCAGACACGCACGGATTTCGCCGAGGAACAGGCGCGCATCGCCCGCGACGCCTTGCGCGAGACCGAGGTGGCCAACCGCGAGGTGCTGCGCCAGATCACCGAACGCGTGGAGAGCCTGCGCAAGATCACCATGGCCGTGGCCCATCAATTGCGCAACCCCATGACCATCATCGGCGGCTTCGCCCGCGTGCTGTCGCGCAAGCCCGAACTGCAGGGCGAGTACCTGGAATATCTGGACGGTATACTGGAAGCCGCGAGCCGCATCGAGCGCATCACGGACGTGGTTTCCGACTACAGCTCCCTTCGCCTGGGCGCGCTGCATCCGACGCCGGTTACGGAATTGGTGGAGGAGGCTCGCGCCGCGAGCGAAGCAAAGACCGCGGCTCTGGCCCGCCGCGTATCCTGGAAGATCGACGTGCAACCCGTATGCATCCCCGTGGACAAGGAACTCATGACATGGGCCTTGACCGAGCTCCTGGATAATGCCGTGGAGTCCCTTCCGGGCGGAATGGGCGAGGTGCGCGTCGGAGCCAAGCGGGAAAATGGGGCCGTGGTTCTGGAGATCTCCGACACGGGCCGGGGCATCCCCGAGGCCGAAATGCCCTATATCCTGGACCCCTTTTACTCAACCAAGGCCGTGGCCGTGGGCATCGGCCTGCCCAAGACCGACAGGATCATCCACGAACACGGCGGAACCATGCGCATAACCAGCACCGTGGGCCAGGGCACCACAGTGACCATCCGTCTGCCCGTGGAGCACAGACGGTCGCAGGACCCGGCCTCCTGCAAGGAC
- a CDS encoding YcaO-like family protein has product MTSQTPDEMHYELTLRTTAAGIGFFSTKPTRQMPLPEAARFLVAHPYDDFMRKFLLEGVEVLEPEELGQIIGENLHAPRPFLAVLYEACILYPKYRALSGRFQGVEPEDLAPETSHVAIRSELLPDHFTHVAWIEAFEANRSSHQPLPSQKDVDEEPPVSSADMAKLAERTWTRIDEVLERADARAQPAAPRPPAAETYARAIERLESVGVFAEPELRHQSSLSPVALMRRWKLDRTVQNGRLDYRLTGLQTSWGKGLTLDAARASYAMEMVERVSSFTSVSPEGLLGYTRPYPLVQATFDDLVRQGRHVLVPNAVRLDVPYENQPLWWMQAQDWQGKDILVPTQFVFLFCNLDEQGFFGGLGSTGLASGNTQTEARFSALLECVERDAEGVALYRPEDCFLLTADDPQLKALLDGYAAKGVHPVFQDVTTEFGIPCLRAFVVSEDGAVAKGTAAHLDGRKALVSALTEVAYPYPESPASRPAPEDLPTRRYEDLPNFASGDYGRDLARLEEVLAANGYEPIYLDLTRQDVGLPVAKAIVPGLELTADLESFSRVSPRLWARYLRAVG; this is encoded by the coding sequence ATGACGAGCCAGACGCCCGACGAAATGCATTACGAGCTGACCCTGCGCACCACCGCCGCTGGCATCGGCTTCTTCTCCACCAAGCCCACGCGGCAGATGCCCCTGCCCGAAGCCGCGCGCTTCCTGGTGGCCCACCCTTACGACGACTTCATGCGCAAGTTCCTGCTGGAAGGCGTGGAGGTCCTTGAACCCGAAGAGCTGGGCCAGATCATAGGCGAGAACCTGCATGCCCCCCGGCCCTTCCTGGCCGTGCTCTACGAAGCCTGCATCCTTTATCCCAAATACCGGGCCCTGAGCGGTCGATTCCAGGGCGTCGAGCCCGAGGACCTCGCGCCCGAGACCTCGCACGTAGCCATCCGCTCCGAGCTGCTGCCCGACCACTTCACGCACGTGGCCTGGATCGAGGCCTTCGAGGCCAACCGCAGCAGCCACCAGCCGCTGCCGAGCCAGAAAGACGTGGACGAGGAGCCGCCGGTTTCCTCGGCCGACATGGCCAAGCTGGCCGAACGCACATGGACGCGCATCGATGAGGTGCTGGAACGGGCCGATGCCCGCGCCCAGCCTGCCGCTCCCCGGCCGCCAGCCGCCGAGACATACGCCAGGGCCATCGAGCGGCTGGAATCTGTGGGCGTGTTCGCCGAGCCCGAGTTGCGCCACCAGTCGTCCCTGTCGCCGGTTGCGCTCATGCGCCGCTGGAAACTGGACCGCACGGTGCAAAACGGCCGCCTGGATTACCGGCTCACGGGCCTGCAGACGAGCTGGGGCAAGGGCCTGACCCTGGACGCGGCGCGCGCTTCCTATGCCATGGAGATGGTCGAGCGCGTATCGAGCTTCACGTCGGTGTCGCCCGAAGGCCTCCTGGGCTACACCCGGCCCTACCCGCTGGTTCAGGCCACTTTTGACGACCTTGTGCGCCAAGGTCGCCACGTCCTGGTCCCCAACGCCGTGCGCCTGGACGTGCCCTACGAGAACCAGCCTCTGTGGTGGATGCAGGCCCAGGACTGGCAGGGCAAGGATATCCTGGTGCCCACGCAGTTCGTGTTTCTGTTCTGCAACCTGGACGAGCAGGGCTTCTTCGGCGGTCTGGGCTCTACGGGCCTGGCTTCGGGCAACACGCAAACCGAGGCGCGGTTCTCGGCGCTGTTGGAATGCGTGGAGCGCGACGCCGAGGGCGTGGCCCTGTACCGGCCCGAGGACTGTTTCCTGCTGACCGCCGACGACCCGCAGCTCAAAGCGCTCCTGGACGGCTACGCGGCCAAGGGCGTGCACCCGGTCTTCCAGGACGTGACCACGGAGTTCGGCATTCCCTGTCTGCGCGCTTTCGTGGTCAGCGAGGACGGCGCGGTGGCCAAGGGCACGGCCGCTCACCTGGACGGACGCAAGGCGCTCGTCTCGGCCCTGACCGAGGTGGCCTATCCCTACCCCGAGAGCCCGGCCAGCAGGCCCGCGCCCGAGGATCTGCCCACCCGGCGCTACGAGGACCTGCCCAACTTCGCCAGCGGCGATTACGGCCGCGACCTGGCCCGGCTGGAAGAGGTCCTGGCGGCCAACGGCTACGAGCCCATCTACCTAGACCTGACGCGCCAGGACGTGGGCCTGCCCGTGGCCAAGGCAATAGTGCCCGGTCTGGAGCTTACCGCCGACCTGGAGAGCTTCTCGCGCGTGAGTCCGAGGTTGTGGGCCAGATATCTGCGCGCGGTGGGATAA